The Planctomycetota bacterium genomic interval TGGGACGTTCTGGCGAAGGCGGGCGGCGAGCGGGAGCCATTGGCTCTCGCGGACATCGCCTGGGAAATCTTCGAGCGCTACTATCTGGCGCCGTCCTCCGTCGGCCTGGCGAGCCTCGAGCAGACCCTGGCCGGAACCGAGGGGCGCGAAAAACGCCTCGCGCGGGTTATCGCCGAGGCCGAAGACCGGTACGACGTCATCGTGGTCGATTGCGGTCCCGGCCTCGGGCTCCTATCGATCAACGCCCTCTGGGCCGCCACCGAAGTCCTGATCCCCGTGGACCTGGGGTTCTTCAGCCTGCACGGCCTGGGCCACACGCTGGAGACGATCGACCGCCTGGCCGAACGGACCGGCACCGAGCGGGCCGTGCACGTCCTGGCGACGATGTACGACGCGCGGGCGCGGTCGATGCGCCGGGCCCTGGCCGACCTGCGCGAGCAGTACGGCCCGATGGTTCTCGCCACGGTCATCCGTTTCGGCGCGGAACTGAGGGAATCGGCGGCGCGCGGGAGCCCCATCTCGGAGTTTCTGCCCCAGTCGCCCGCGCACGAGGACTATCGGGCGCTGGCCCAGGAACTTCTCTCGGCCGACCTGCAACTGTCGCTCGAAGGCGCCGCCCGCGCCGAGGTGCGGCAGGAAGAGCAGGAGGAGCAGCAACTGGCCGAACGCCTCGAGATGGTTTACGGCGCGATTCTGATCGAGGGCGGCGTGCGGTTCGTCTGCCACGCCCCGGGCGCCCGGCACGTCCGGATCGCGGGAGACTTCAACGCCTGGCGCCCAGGCGACTTGGACGGCGAGATGTGCCCGACCGAGGTGGACGGCGTGTGGGAGCGGGAGTTCCGCCTGCCGCCCGGACGGT includes:
- a CDS encoding AAA family ATPase, translated to MRVITIFNHKGGCGKTTTAINLAGTIANERHRVLLVDMDPQSHATVGCGVREDEVELSTWDVLAKAGGEREPLALADIAWEIFERYYLAPSSVGLASLEQTLAGTEGREKRLARVIAEAEDRYDVIVVDCGPGLGLLSINALWAATEVLIPVDLGFFSLHGLGHTLETIDRLAERTGTERAVHVLATMYDARARSMRRALADLREQYGPMVLATVIRFGAELRESAARGSPISEFLPQSPAHEDYRALAQELLSADLQLSLEGAARAEVRQEEQEEQQLAERLEMVYGAILIEGGVRFVCHAPGARHVRIAGDFNAWRPGDLDGEMCPTEVDGVWEREFRLPPGRYAYRLVIDGRWVSDPANPYVENNPYGELNSVVEISGAHLQP